The proteins below come from a single Candidatus Methylomirabilota bacterium genomic window:
- a CDS encoding sigma-54 dependent transcriptional regulator, translating into MEMAKILVVDDEPSILRLLQEALTQWGYQVKCASSGTDAIEAVRGEMFDAVLTDIRMPEMSGLELLKEIKRHDESIEIVMMTGYPTITSAVEALKEGAYDYLSKPVILDELRHLMVRMMERRFLRGEVHDLRERLGEELAVTELVGNSGPMQRVKEIIAKVAPTSSPVLIEGESGTGKELVAAAIHRLSPRAKGPFVPVNCSAIPADLLESEFFGHVRGAFSGAVSDTVGLFRGANDGTIFLDEIVELSPALQVKLLRVLQEMQVRPVGSTKAYVVDVRVIAATNRDLDRAIAEEKFRQDLYYRLNVVRVSLPPLRARREDVQALANYFIRRFNRRFRRELRGITPEAVTALQGYDFPGNVRELENLLERAYAMGAREQITLADLPSLASDRVLSAAPMSGGGAIPQLAEVEKELILRALAFYKDDKEAAANALGISRRTI; encoded by the coding sequence ATGGAAATGGCCAAGATCCTGGTGGTGGACGACGAGCCCTCGATCCTGCGCCTCCTGCAGGAAGCGCTGACCCAGTGGGGGTACCAGGTCAAGTGCGCCTCGAGCGGCACCGACGCGATCGAGGCCGTGCGCGGCGAGATGTTCGATGCCGTCCTCACCGACATCCGCATGCCCGAGATGAGCGGCCTCGAGCTCCTCAAGGAGATCAAGCGCCACGACGAGTCCATCGAGATCGTCATGATGACGGGCTACCCGACCATCACCTCGGCCGTCGAGGCGCTCAAGGAGGGGGCGTACGACTATCTCTCGAAGCCGGTGATCCTCGACGAGCTCCGCCACCTCATGGTGCGGATGATGGAGCGCCGCTTCCTCCGCGGCGAGGTGCACGACCTCCGCGAGCGCCTCGGCGAGGAGCTCGCCGTCACGGAGCTCGTCGGCAACTCGGGGCCGATGCAGCGCGTGAAGGAGATCATCGCCAAGGTCGCCCCGACCTCGTCGCCCGTGCTCATCGAGGGCGAGAGCGGCACGGGCAAGGAGCTGGTGGCCGCCGCGATCCACCGCCTCTCGCCGCGCGCGAAGGGCCCGTTCGTCCCCGTCAACTGCAGCGCGATCCCCGCGGATCTCCTCGAGTCCGAGTTCTTCGGCCACGTCCGCGGCGCGTTCTCCGGCGCGGTGTCCGACACGGTCGGGCTCTTCCGCGGCGCCAACGATGGGACGATCTTCCTCGATGAGATCGTGGAGCTCTCGCCCGCGCTGCAGGTGAAGCTCCTGCGGGTGCTCCAGGAGATGCAGGTCCGCCCCGTGGGCTCGACCAAGGCGTACGTGGTCGACGTGCGCGTCATCGCCGCGACCAACCGCGACCTCGACCGCGCGATCGCCGAGGAGAAGTTCCGTCAGGACCTCTATTACCGGCTGAACGTGGTCCGGGTCAGCCTGCCGCCGCTCCGGGCGCGGCGCGAAGACGTCCAGGCGCTCGCCAACTACTTCATCCGCCGCTTCAACCGGCGCTTCCGCCGTGAGCTCCGCGGCATCACGCCCGAGGCGGTCACCGCGCTGCAGGGCTACGACTTCCCGGGCAACGTGCGCGAGCTCGAGAACCTCCTCGAGCGCGCGTACGCGATGGGCGCGCGCGAGCAGATCACGCTCGCCGACCTGCCGAGCCTCGCGAGCGACCGCGTCCTGTCGGCGGCGCCGATGAGCGGCGGCGGGGCGATCCCGCAGCTCGCCGAGGTGGAGAAGGAGCTGATCCTGCGTGCCCTCGCCTTCTACAAGGACGACAAGGAGGCCGCGGCGAACGCGCTCGGCATCTCGCGCCGCACCATCTA
- the trxA gene encoding thioredoxin, whose protein sequence is MADVATVHLTEQSFDETLSRQHGLMMVDFWAEWCGPCRAISPVLEDLTRESAGKVTLAKVNVDENPGLAARYGIRSIPTILFVKQGKVADQVIGAVPRAKIKEKLDALA, encoded by the coding sequence ATGGCTGACGTCGCGACCGTCCACCTCACCGAGCAGAGCTTCGACGAGACCCTGAGCCGACAGCACGGCCTCATGATGGTGGACTTCTGGGCCGAGTGGTGCGGGCCCTGCCGGGCGATCTCGCCGGTCCTCGAAGATCTGACTCGCGAGTCCGCCGGCAAGGTCACGCTCGCCAAGGTCAACGTGGACGAGAACCCCGGCCTCGCGGCGCGGTACGGGATCAGGTCGATCCCGACGATCCTGTTCGTCAAGCAGGGGAAGGTCGCCGACCAGGTCATCGGGGCCGTGCCCCGGGCCAAGATCAAAGAAAAGCTGGACGCGCTCGCCTGA
- the trpE gene encoding anthranilate synthase component I: protein MFAELPADLDTPLSAYLRLRPGPYAFLLESVEGGEVWARYSFLGADPLMVLTAKNGRLTLRRGTRTERLPDGNPLEAVRDLLRQFQPVPVPGLPRFQGGAVGYLAYDMVRHMERLPRTTEDDLGLPDAVFMFTDTLLVFDNLRHRLLVIANAVLDRRDPAALDRAYDRAAVRIGMTLAKLARPARAPAPLTLPSHAPLLAQGEEGFTSTMSEQEYTDAVRRAKEFITAGDAYQIVLSRRLDCRLGADPFTVYRALRTINPSPYLFFLRLGPTTLVGSSPEVLVRLEGDRVDLRPIAGTHPRGGTEAQDREIEDRLRTDPKERAEHVMLVDLGRNDVGRVSELGSVTVTEFMAIERYSHVMHLVSHVTGRLRAGTDALGVLQACFPAGTLTGAPKIRAMEIIDDLEPTQRGPYGGAVGYVSYSGNLDSCITIRTVVCHGTRASVQVGAGIVADSDPKTEWLETRSKAQGMLLALRIAAGSRRR, encoded by the coding sequence GTGTTCGCCGAGCTCCCGGCCGACCTCGACACGCCGCTGTCGGCCTACCTGAGGCTCCGGCCCGGGCCCTACGCGTTCCTGCTCGAGTCGGTCGAGGGCGGCGAGGTTTGGGCGCGGTACTCCTTCCTCGGCGCCGACCCGCTGATGGTGCTGACGGCGAAGAACGGCCGCCTCACGCTCAGGCGCGGGACGCGGACGGAGCGCCTGCCCGACGGGAACCCGCTCGAGGCGGTCCGCGACCTGCTCCGTCAGTTCCAGCCGGTGCCGGTGCCGGGCCTCCCGCGGTTCCAGGGCGGCGCGGTCGGCTACCTCGCCTACGACATGGTCCGCCACATGGAGCGGCTGCCGCGGACCACCGAGGACGACCTCGGGCTGCCCGACGCCGTCTTCATGTTCACCGACACGCTGCTCGTCTTCGACAACCTGCGCCACCGGCTGCTCGTGATCGCGAACGCGGTGCTCGACCGCCGGGACCCCGCGGCGCTCGACCGCGCCTACGACCGCGCGGCCGTGCGCATCGGCATGACGCTCGCGAAGCTCGCGCGCCCCGCGCGCGCCCCCGCGCCCCTCACGCTGCCGTCGCACGCCCCCCTGCTCGCCCAGGGCGAGGAGGGCTTCACCTCGACGATGAGCGAGCAGGAGTACACCGACGCCGTCCGGCGCGCGAAGGAGTTCATCACCGCCGGGGACGCCTACCAGATCGTCCTGTCGCGCCGGCTCGACTGCCGGCTCGGCGCCGACCCGTTCACCGTGTACCGCGCGCTCCGGACCATCAACCCGTCGCCGTACCTCTTCTTCCTGCGGCTCGGCCCGACCACCCTCGTGGGCTCCTCGCCCGAGGTGCTCGTCCGCCTCGAGGGCGACCGCGTGGACCTCCGGCCCATCGCGGGCACGCACCCGCGCGGCGGCACGGAGGCGCAGGACCGCGAGATCGAGGACCGGCTCCGCACCGACCCGAAGGAGCGCGCCGAGCACGTCATGCTCGTGGACCTCGGGCGCAACGACGTCGGGCGCGTGTCCGAGCTCGGCTCGGTCACGGTGACGGAGTTCATGGCGATCGAGCGCTACTCGCACGTGATGCACCTGGTGAGCCACGTGACGGGCCGGCTCCGGGCCGGCACCGATGCGCTCGGCGTGCTCCAGGCGTGCTTCCCCGCCGGGACGCTCACCGGCGCGCCGAAGATCCGGGCGATGGAGATCATCGACGACCTCGAGCCCACCCAGCGGGGGCCGTACGGCGGCGCCGTCGGCTACGTCTCCTATTCGGGCAACCTCGACTCGTGCATCACGATCCGCACCGTCGTCTGTCACGGCACGCGCGCCTCGGTGCAGGTCGGCGCGGGGATCGTCGCCGACTCGGACCCGAAGACCGAGTGGCTCGAGACGCGCTCGAAGGCCCAGGGGATGCTGCTGGCGCTGCGGATCGCGGCGGGGAGCCGGCGGCGATGA
- a CDS encoding aminodeoxychorismate/anthranilate synthase component II has product MILVIDNYDSFTYNLVQYLGELGARLEVVRNDALDVAGVLALGPERVVVSPGPGNPDQAGVSLEVIRRLGPTTPILGVCLGHQAIGQAFGATVARAKTQMHGKTSAIRHDARGVFAGLSNPFVATRYHSLAVLRETVPDDLEITATAEDGEIMGLRHRRYPVEGVQFHPESILTVEGKQLLKNFLALARS; this is encoded by the coding sequence ATGATCCTCGTCATCGACAACTACGACTCCTTCACCTACAACCTCGTGCAGTACCTCGGCGAGCTCGGCGCGCGGCTCGAGGTGGTGCGCAACGACGCGCTGGACGTCGCGGGCGTCCTGGCGCTCGGGCCCGAGCGCGTCGTCGTGTCGCCCGGCCCGGGCAACCCCGACCAGGCCGGCGTCTCCCTCGAGGTGATCCGCCGTCTCGGCCCGACGACGCCGATCCTCGGCGTCTGCCTCGGCCACCAGGCGATCGGCCAGGCGTTCGGCGCGACCGTCGCGCGCGCGAAGACGCAGATGCACGGCAAGACCTCGGCGATCCGCCACGACGCCCGCGGCGTGTTCGCGGGGCTCTCGAACCCGTTCGTCGCCACGCGCTATCATTCCCTCGCGGTGCTGCGCGAGACCGTGCCCGACGACCTCGAGATCACGGCGACGGCGGAGGACGGGGAGATCATGGGCCTGCGTCACCGGCGCTATCCGGTCGAGGGCGTGCAGTTCCACCCCGAGTCCATCCTGACCGTCGAGGGCAAGCAGCTCCTGAAGAACTTCCTGGCGCTGGCGCGCTCATGA
- the thiL gene encoding thiamine-phosphate kinase, giving the protein MTGRATERRLIEIVRRAAGRGPGVRVGIGDDCAVLEPGAGRLLLATTDLMIEDVHFRRRWATPADLGWKSLAVNLSDIAAMGGRPRWALIALACPDGVSVEDAEAFYAGLLALASEHDVTVVGGDTAASPAGWMVNVTLLGEAAAKPLLRSTARAGDVIAVTGALGGAAAGLALLERPAAPAGVAAAALDAVRAAHLRPRPRVREGQWLAAAGGVTAMIDLSDGLATDLGHVAEESGVGARVRLAQVPVADGARAVAAALGHDALAWATGGGEDYELLLTCEPGALPRLAAGLAEATGARLTAIGEVAAAGEGVRYTDAAGREVQVAPGFEHFVTGRA; this is encoded by the coding sequence ATGACGGGGCGGGCCACCGAGCGCCGGCTGATCGAGATCGTCCGCCGCGCCGCGGGGCGCGGCCCGGGCGTGCGGGTGGGCATCGGCGACGACTGCGCCGTGCTCGAGCCCGGCGCGGGGCGCCTCCTGCTCGCGACGACCGACCTCATGATCGAGGACGTCCACTTCCGGCGCCGGTGGGCCACGCCCGCCGACCTCGGCTGGAAGTCGCTCGCCGTGAACCTGTCCGACATCGCGGCGATGGGCGGCCGGCCGCGCTGGGCGCTGATCGCCCTCGCCTGCCCCGACGGCGTGAGCGTGGAGGACGCGGAGGCGTTCTACGCCGGCCTGCTGGCCCTGGCCAGCGAGCACGACGTCACGGTCGTCGGCGGCGACACCGCCGCGTCGCCCGCGGGCTGGATGGTGAACGTGACGCTGCTCGGCGAGGCCGCCGCCAAGCCGCTGCTCCGCTCCACGGCGCGCGCGGGCGACGTCATCGCGGTCACCGGCGCGCTCGGCGGCGCGGCCGCGGGGCTGGCGCTGCTCGAGCGGCCGGCGGCGCCCGCGGGCGTGGCCGCGGCGGCGCTCGACGCCGTGCGGGCCGCGCACCTTCGGCCGCGCCCGCGCGTGCGCGAGGGGCAGTGGCTCGCGGCCGCCGGGGGCGTCACCGCGATGATCGACCTCTCCGACGGCCTCGCCACGGACCTCGGTCACGTCGCCGAGGAGAGCGGCGTCGGCGCGCGCGTCCGCCTCGCTCAGGTGCCCGTCGCCGACGGCGCACGCGCCGTGGCCGCGGCGCTCGGCCACGACGCGCTCGCCTGGGCGACGGGCGGCGGCGAGGACTACGAGCTCCTGCTGACGTGCGAGCCGGGCGCGCTCCCACGGCTCGCCGCCGGCCTCGCCGAGGCCACGGGCGCGCGGCTCACCGCGATCGGCGAGGTCGCGGCCGCCGGCGAGGGCGTCCGCTACACCGACGCCGCGGGCCGCGAGGTCCAGGTGGCGCCGGGGTTCGAGCACTTCGTCACGGGGCGGGCGTGA
- a CDS encoding hemolysin family protein — protein sequence MSDNLFVKLLSLVVFIVCSGLLTGAEAAYFSLGRARLKRVAAEGAGAAQPLIERPHELLVTLLVGITLINIAASALAALIADQVFGHRWVLPVQILGTILILTTFGEVLPMTLAVKYPERFLALVDRPVGWLGRLLAPVRALLAALSELTVRLIGSERRGQPELSEEELRTLVDVGASEGVVEREEREMILKVFELEGTLVRSLMVPRPDMFCLDVATPADRILPALREQLHSRVPVYEGSIDVIVGVLYTKDLLPYLEGLPPDFDLRAHLHPPYFVPESKRADALLQEFQAKKLLIAIVVDEYGGTAGLVTLEDLLEELVGEIADEFDEPERLIQRVDARTFRVSGKLPIDELNAATGLSVSSESYDTVGGWVLDLFGRVPRRGERKQTPELVVTVEKVERTRVVEVLVALKKPVSGEVAA from the coding sequence GTGAGCGACAACCTGTTCGTCAAGCTCCTGAGCCTCGTCGTGTTCATCGTCTGCTCGGGCCTCCTCACCGGCGCGGAGGCGGCGTATTTCTCGCTCGGCCGCGCGCGGCTCAAGCGCGTCGCCGCCGAGGGCGCCGGCGCGGCGCAGCCGCTCATCGAGCGGCCCCACGAGCTCCTCGTCACGCTGCTCGTCGGCATCACCCTGATCAACATCGCCGCCTCGGCGCTCGCCGCGCTGATCGCCGACCAGGTGTTCGGCCACAGGTGGGTGCTCCCCGTCCAGATCCTCGGCACGATCCTTATCCTGACGACCTTCGGCGAGGTCCTGCCGATGACCCTCGCGGTCAAGTATCCGGAGCGGTTCCTGGCGCTCGTCGACCGCCCCGTCGGCTGGCTCGGGCGGCTCCTGGCGCCGGTGCGCGCCCTCCTGGCCGCGCTCAGCGAGCTGACGGTCCGGCTCATCGGCAGCGAGCGCCGGGGGCAGCCGGAGCTTTCCGAGGAGGAGCTGCGGACGCTCGTGGACGTCGGCGCCAGCGAGGGCGTGGTCGAGCGCGAGGAGCGCGAGATGATCCTCAAGGTCTTCGAGCTCGAGGGCACGCTCGTGCGCTCGCTGATGGTGCCGCGGCCCGACATGTTCTGCCTGGACGTCGCGACGCCCGCGGACCGCATCCTGCCCGCGCTGCGCGAGCAGCTGCACTCGCGCGTGCCCGTCTACGAGGGCTCGATCGACGTGATCGTGGGCGTCCTCTACACCAAGGACCTCCTGCCCTACCTCGAGGGCCTCCCGCCCGACTTCGACCTCCGCGCGCACCTGCACCCGCCCTACTTCGTGCCGGAGTCCAAGCGCGCCGACGCCCTCCTGCAGGAATTCCAGGCGAAGAAGCTCCTGATCGCCATCGTCGTGGACGAGTACGGCGGGACGGCGGGGCTCGTCACGCTCGAGGACCTCCTGGAGGAGCTGGTCGGCGAGATCGCGGACGAGTTCGACGAGCCGGAGCGGCTCATCCAGCGGGTGGACGCGAGGACTTTCCGCGTCTCCGGGAAGCTGCCGATCGACGAGCTGAACGCGGCGACGGGGCTCAGCGTCTCGAGCGAGTCGTACGACACGGTCGGCGGCTGGGTCCTCGATCTCTTCGGGCGCGTGCCCCGGCGCGGGGAGCGGAAGCAGACCCCCGAGCTCGTCGTGACCGTCGAGAAGGTCGAGCGCACCCGCGTCGTCGAGGTGCTCGTGGCCCTCAAGAAGCCCGTCTCGGGCGAGGTCGCGGCGTGA
- a CDS encoding hemolysin family protein: MLWLAALCLLATMFFSAAEMAFIAASRHRLRYLAEEGNRTAALYLEAFRQPERVLSTAMMGVTVAHIVAASAVTWSLLPFLGGLAPVVVTLLLTPVMLVFGEIIPKAVAREWATSLILRLYQPLTWAAAALLPFVAFANVVVRSVLRVFGASGPDTRAFVSREELKALLQMEPGEAAVTTQEAELIDNIFDLGDTTVREVMVPLVEVAMLPETASPQDAIALIRQRGFSRIPIYRLRETSIVGVVAAMDLLSRGTSVRTLAELGRPPYYVPETKRIDDLLREMQRARTHMAVVVDEYGGSIGIVTLEDVLEEIVGEIRDERDRTPAAVERLPDGSYLVAARANVDELNEALDWSLPKEDYETVAGLVLATLHRIPRVGEEFQIPGYTITVLEADARHVTAVKIVPTPSPKGGS, translated from the coding sequence ATGCTCTGGCTCGCCGCGCTGTGCCTCCTGGCGACGATGTTCTTCTCCGCCGCCGAGATGGCCTTCATCGCCGCGAGCCGGCACCGCCTGCGCTACCTCGCGGAGGAGGGGAACCGCACCGCGGCGCTCTACCTCGAGGCCTTCCGCCAGCCCGAGCGCGTGCTTTCGACCGCGATGATGGGCGTGACGGTCGCCCACATCGTCGCCGCCTCGGCCGTCACGTGGAGCCTCCTGCCGTTCCTCGGCGGCCTCGCGCCCGTCGTCGTGACGCTCCTGCTCACGCCCGTGATGCTGGTCTTCGGCGAGATCATCCCCAAGGCGGTCGCGCGGGAGTGGGCGACGAGTCTCATCCTGCGTCTCTACCAGCCGCTCACCTGGGCGGCCGCCGCGCTGCTGCCCTTCGTCGCCTTCGCCAACGTGGTCGTCCGCTCCGTGCTGCGCGTCTTCGGCGCGAGCGGGCCGGACACGCGCGCGTTCGTGTCCCGCGAGGAGCTGAAGGCGCTGCTCCAGATGGAGCCGGGCGAGGCGGCCGTGACGACGCAGGAGGCGGAGCTGATCGACAACATCTTCGACCTCGGCGACACGACGGTGCGCGAGGTCATGGTGCCGCTCGTCGAGGTCGCGATGCTCCCCGAGACCGCCTCGCCCCAGGACGCGATCGCGCTCATCCGCCAGCGCGGCTTCTCACGCATTCCGATCTACCGGCTACGGGAGACCAGCATCGTGGGCGTCGTCGCCGCGATGGACCTCCTGAGCCGGGGCACCTCGGTGAGGACGCTGGCGGAGCTCGGGCGCCCGCCGTATTATGTGCCGGAAACGAAACGGATCGACGACCTGCTGCGCGAGATGCAGCGCGCGCGGACCCACATGGCGGTGGTCGTGGACGAGTACGGCGGCTCCATCGGCATCGTCACCCTCGAGGACGTCCTCGAGGAGATCGTCGGCGAGATCCGGGACGAGCGCGACCGGACCCCCGCCGCGGTGGAGCGCCTGCCCGACGGGAGCTACCTCGTGGCCGCGCGCGCGAACGTGGACGAGCTGAACGAGGCGCTCGACTGGTCCCTGCCGAAGGAGGACTACGAGACGGTCGCCGGGCTCGTCCTGGCGACGCTCCACCGCATCCCGCGCGTGGGCGAGGAGTTCCAGATCCCGGGCTACACGATCACGGTGCTGGAGGCCGACGCGAGACACGTCACGGCCGTGAAGATCGTCCCGACCCCGTCGCCCAAAGGAGGCTCCTGA
- a CDS encoding dienelactone hydrolase family protein translates to MAGKMVEYPSNGSKTSAYLATPASGKGPGVIVIQEWWGLVGHIKKVCDRFAAEGFTALAPDMYHGKTADEPDGAGKLFMALNIGQAEKDLRGAATYLLGQSSTKKLGAVGFCMGGQLALFAATLNPAVGACVNFYGIHPNVKPDYSKLTGPVLGLFAEKDGFVTPQVAKDTDAAIKKAGKQSEINIYPGVDHGFFNDDRPDVYNKPAAADAWTRTLTFFRKNLK, encoded by the coding sequence ATGGCTGGCAAGATGGTGGAGTACCCGTCGAACGGCTCGAAGACGTCCGCCTACCTCGCGACGCCCGCGTCCGGCAAGGGCCCCGGCGTCATCGTCATCCAGGAGTGGTGGGGCCTCGTCGGCCACATCAAGAAGGTGTGCGACCGGTTCGCCGCCGAGGGCTTCACCGCGCTCGCGCCAGACATGTACCACGGCAAGACGGCGGACGAGCCCGACGGGGCCGGCAAGCTCTTCATGGCGCTCAACATCGGCCAGGCCGAGAAGGACCTGCGCGGCGCGGCCACGTACCTGCTGGGCCAGTCGTCCACGAAGAAGCTCGGCGCCGTCGGCTTCTGCATGGGCGGCCAGCTCGCCCTCTTCGCCGCGACCCTGAACCCCGCGGTCGGCGCCTGCGTCAACTTCTACGGCATCCACCCGAACGTCAAGCCCGACTACTCGAAGCTCACCGGCCCGGTGCTCGGGCTCTTCGCCGAGAAGGACGGCTTCGTGACGCCGCAGGTCGCGAAGGACACCGACGCGGCGATCAAGAAGGCGGGCAAGCAGTCGGAGATCAACATCTACCCGGGCGTGGACCACGGCTTCTTCAACGACGACCGGCCTGACGTCTACAACAAGCCCGCGGCCGCGGACGCCTGGACGCGAACGCTGACCTTCTTCCGCAAGAATCTGAAATAG
- a CDS encoding type II TA system antitoxin MqsA family protein: protein MKTISGSVQRTKRGSVLPDDACPECGTPMREKKGRLKLPVNGEEIAVPESPHLSCPKCHEVVLRFDDARKLRQRALEIYRRKYGLLSADEIRSIRERFGLTQAELARLLRLGANTISRWEAGRNVQTAAMDMFLRMIRDLPGSLDYLRRYAA, encoded by the coding sequence ATGAAGACGATTAGCGGGTCGGTACAGCGAACGAAGCGGGGTTCTGTGTTGCCTGACGATGCCTGCCCGGAGTGCGGCACCCCGATGAGAGAGAAGAAAGGCAGGCTCAAACTTCCGGTCAATGGTGAGGAGATTGCCGTTCCGGAGTCTCCGCATCTCAGCTGTCCGAAGTGCCATGAAGTCGTCTTGCGATTCGATGACGCGAGAAAGCTTCGACAGCGAGCTTTGGAGATCTACCGACGAAAGTATGGGCTTCTGTCTGCCGATGAAATCCGCTCGATTCGTGAGCGATTCGGTCTCACACAGGCCGAGCTGGCGCGGCTGCTGCGTCTTGGGGCGAATACAATCTCGCGCTGGGAGGCTGGCCGAAACGTCCAGACGGCAGCCATGGACATGTTTCTTCGAATGATTCGCGATCTGCCGGGGAGCCTCGATTATCTGCGAAGGTACGCCGCGTAG
- a CDS encoding type II toxin-antitoxin system MqsR family toxin: MREMAARRKVRFTMKALQELAALDMGLDEEDAGDVLANLAPSDLVERLVSKKTGEWMYVFKPSVGAVVVYVKVVLRSDCVVISFHEEEDHSDEDD, translated from the coding sequence ATCCGCGAGATGGCGGCTCGGCGGAAGGTGCGCTTCACGATGAAGGCACTCCAGGAGCTAGCGGCTCTCGATATGGGACTCGACGAGGAAGACGCCGGGGACGTGCTGGCGAACCTTGCGCCGAGCGATCTCGTTGAGCGCCTCGTTTCGAAGAAGACCGGTGAATGGATGTACGTGTTCAAGCCGTCCGTCGGCGCGGTCGTCGTCTACGTGAAGGTCGTCCTTCGCTCCGATTGCGTTGTCATCTCGTTTCACGAAGAAGAGGATCACAGTGATGAAGACGATTAG
- the rplQ gene encoding 50S ribosomal protein L17 yields the protein MRHRIAGFKLGRVTAHRWALFRNLLVALFRHERIETTEAKAKAVRGLAEHMITLAKRDTLHARRQVLAMVPDTGVVGQLFSTIAPRFGDRNGGYTRIIKTGYRAGDNAPLVLLELVDRAEAPKDKEKKAEKKEKAPRGEAGAGGKRKKKEKAAAASA from the coding sequence ATGAGGCACCGGATCGCCGGGTTCAAGCTCGGTCGCGTCACCGCGCACCGCTGGGCACTCTTCCGGAACCTCCTCGTGGCGCTGTTCCGCCACGAGCGGATCGAGACGACCGAGGCCAAGGCCAAGGCCGTGCGCGGGCTCGCCGAGCACATGATCACGCTCGCCAAGCGCGACACCCTCCACGCGCGGCGCCAGGTCCTCGCGATGGTCCCCGACACCGGCGTCGTGGGCCAGCTCTTCAGCACCATCGCGCCGCGCTTCGGCGACCGGAACGGCGGCTACACGCGGATCATCAAGACGGGGTACCGCGCGGGCGACAACGCGCCGCTGGTCCTCCTGGAGCTCGTGGACCGCGCCGAGGCGCCGAAGGACAAGGAGAAGAAGGCGGAGAAGAAGGAGAAGGCGCCGCGGGGCGAGGCCGGCGCCGGCGGCAAGCGGAAGAAGAAGGAGAAGGCCGCCGCCGCGTCGGCGTAG
- a CDS encoding DNA-directed RNA polymerase subunit alpha → MPRIPFQKPKKVEWEILSDRYGRLVAEPFEKGYALTAGNSLRRTLLAVVPGAAVSWVKIEGVRNAETKIPGVKESTVDVLLNLKKLAVQVPSGEPKTLRFEVTGPKDVTGADVPETEVEVVNPELPLFTIESATRVAVELGIGIGRGYESADKKTSPVPAGAIGLDAAYSPITRVTYNVEMSRLGKITDYEKLILEVWTNGSVSPDDALTRASTYLRGHFAPLAAGAPPEDEAAEAASGEAFLRDALAKTLEELALPARAINALKNADINLVVDLVQKAEGDLEHVKNLGEKSIDEIKTALAALGLSLGMRIDPNVLGALGRGTGVAR, encoded by the coding sequence ATGCCACGGATTCCGTTCCAGAAGCCGAAGAAGGTCGAGTGGGAGATCCTGAGCGACCGGTACGGCCGGCTCGTCGCCGAGCCTTTCGAGAAGGGCTACGCGCTCACCGCCGGGAACTCGCTCCGGCGGACGCTGCTCGCCGTCGTGCCGGGCGCCGCGGTCTCGTGGGTGAAGATCGAGGGTGTCCGGAACGCCGAGACGAAGATCCCGGGGGTGAAGGAGAGCACGGTGGACGTGCTCCTGAACCTCAAGAAGCTCGCCGTCCAGGTGCCGTCCGGCGAGCCCAAGACGCTGCGCTTCGAGGTGACCGGCCCCAAGGACGTGACGGGCGCCGATGTGCCCGAGACCGAGGTCGAGGTCGTGAACCCGGAGCTGCCGCTCTTCACGATCGAGTCCGCCACGCGGGTGGCCGTCGAGCTCGGCATCGGCATCGGGCGGGGTTACGAGTCGGCGGACAAGAAGACGAGCCCGGTCCCGGCGGGAGCGATCGGCCTCGACGCCGCGTACTCGCCGATCACGCGCGTCACGTACAACGTCGAGATGTCGCGGCTCGGCAAGATCACCGACTACGAGAAGCTGATCCTCGAGGTCTGGACGAACGGCTCCGTGAGCCCGGACGACGCGCTCACGCGCGCCTCGACGTACCTCAGGGGGCACTTCGCGCCGCTCGCGGCCGGTGCGCCGCCGGAGGACGAGGCGGCCGAGGCCGCCTCCGGCGAGGCCTTCCTGCGCGACGCGCTCGCCAAGACCCTCGAGGAGCTGGCGCTGCCGGCCCGCGCGATCAACGCGCTGAAGAACGCCGACATCAACCTGGTGGTGGACCTCGTCCAGAAGGCCGAGGGCGACCTCGAGCACGTGAAGAACCTGGGCGAGAAGTCCATCGACGAGATCAAGACCGCGCTCGCCGCCCTCGGGCTGTCGCTCGGCATGCGGATCGACCCGAACGTCCTCGGCGCGCTCGGGCGCGGCACGGGAGTGGCGCGATGA